A genome region from Schlesneria paludicola DSM 18645 includes the following:
- a CDS encoding trypsin-like peptidase domain-containing protein — MNFRSFDFRRRRPNSALALLVGAAGFGMAVFGVLCDIHAQDPAVVFEDTIVKIVERVEPSVVSIGRHTPPPRSRSGPTHRAFGRADMVEEQDEIPNEFGAGFLVSPVKSTERYVLTNLHVVRGGPVSPYYVADDGTELRVRFSDRRGCLATIYAADPRSDLAVLRLEWGRNGVKPDEFPSVNWENAPPPRKGQFVLLLGNPYGIARDGSASVSWGLVSNLTRQPIPLSRKQATTSEEYVNSSTLYRLGVVMQLDARLNLGTSGGPVLNSKGELIGISTSLAAIEGYEQSTGFAIPVDGLTRRIVRTLLDGHEVEYGIIGISPGELSPVDFLHLNTGLPQRSAAAVVKVQPGSPADVAKIDDADVVVKVEGVPVLSTSDLVRMVGLHPPDSEIDLTLWRRGRQRLESVKVKLAKWPVRDEEGIVETVPRYAPWRGLSVDYSTARQRGETLVYQRVLVMKVAEGSPAQAARLQPGTFITHVNNNPVRTPAEFYEAVKKTQGIVTLKLSEDAPGTLSARSVQIRD, encoded by the coding sequence ATGAATTTCCGATCGTTCGATTTTCGACGACGACGCCCAAACAGTGCGCTCGCGTTGTTGGTCGGAGCGGCGGGGTTTGGGATGGCCGTGTTCGGGGTTCTGTGCGACATCCACGCGCAAGATCCCGCAGTCGTGTTCGAAGATACAATCGTCAAGATCGTCGAGCGGGTTGAGCCGTCGGTCGTCAGTATTGGCCGGCACACGCCACCACCGCGCAGCAGGTCCGGGCCGACGCATCGCGCGTTTGGTCGTGCCGATATGGTCGAGGAACAGGATGAGATTCCCAATGAATTTGGTGCGGGCTTTTTGGTCAGTCCCGTCAAAAGCACTGAGCGGTACGTCCTGACGAATTTGCATGTCGTACGTGGCGGTCCTGTCAGCCCCTATTATGTTGCCGATGATGGGACCGAGCTGCGAGTCCGGTTTTCGGACCGACGTGGGTGTCTGGCCACCATCTATGCGGCCGATCCACGCAGCGATCTGGCCGTCTTGCGATTGGAGTGGGGCCGAAACGGGGTTAAGCCGGATGAGTTTCCCAGTGTGAATTGGGAAAATGCGCCTCCACCCCGTAAGGGACAATTCGTGCTGTTGCTTGGGAATCCCTACGGAATCGCCCGAGATGGTTCGGCGAGTGTCAGTTGGGGGCTGGTGAGCAATCTGACGCGTCAGCCGATTCCGCTGTCGCGCAAGCAAGCGACCACCAGCGAAGAATACGTCAATAGCTCGACGCTTTATCGGCTTGGCGTGGTCATGCAATTGGATGCCCGTCTTAACCTGGGAACCAGCGGCGGTCCGGTTCTAAATTCGAAGGGCGAATTGATCGGCATCAGCACTTCACTGGCGGCGATTGAAGGTTACGAACAGTCAACGGGGTTTGCGATTCCCGTTGACGGGCTGACGCGGCGGATTGTTCGAACCCTGCTTGACGGGCATGAGGTCGAATACGGAATTATTGGCATCTCGCCGGGCGAATTGTCTCCAGTGGATTTTCTGCATTTGAACACCGGGTTGCCCCAGCGATCGGCGGCGGCCGTGGTCAAAGTTCAACCCGGTTCACCTGCGGATGTGGCGAAAATTGACGATGCGGATGTGGTCGTGAAAGTGGAAGGCGTGCCCGTTCTGTCGACTTCCGATTTGGTCCGCATGGTCGGTCTGCATCCTCCCGATAGCGAGATTGATTTGACGCTCTGGCGGCGAGGTCGGCAGCGACTGGAGTCGGTCAAAGTCAAGTTGGCGAAATGGCCCGTTCGTGACGAAGAAGGAATCGTCGAAACGGTTCCAAGATACGCCCCCTGGCGCGGTTTATCGGTCGACTATTCGACGGCGCGACAACGCGGGGAAACACTCGTCTATCAGCGGGTATTGGTCATGAAGGTGGCCGAGGGATCGCCGGCGCAGGCGGCCCGTCTGCAGCCGGGCACGTTCATTACACACGTGAACAATAACCCCGTCAGAACTCCTGCCGAGTTTTATGAGGCGGT